The Montipora capricornis isolate CH-2021 chromosome 3, ASM3666992v2, whole genome shotgun sequence genome window below encodes:
- the LOC138039710 gene encoding uncharacterized protein, whose amino-acid sequence MFWRQWRNEYLTSLREHHWTRRASYNQKIKVGDVVLIHDDTSRNQWRLGSIIKIHRAKDDLIRAVSLRVSNGRELSRPIEKLYPLEIHSDEKEELTKQTSLNKEHEICLEKQTHPKRAAAQVAAQKIENLSH is encoded by the coding sequence ATGTTCTGGAGGCAGTGGAGAAACGAATACCTTACTAGCCTTCGTGAACATCATTGGACGAGGAGAGCGAGTtataaccaaaaaatcaaaGTTGGAGACGTGGTTTTGATACACGATGACACGTCACGCAATCAGTGGAGGCTTGGTTCCATCATAAAAATACATCGTGCAAAAGACGATCTGATAAGAGCAGTGTCATTGCGTGTGAGCAATGGCAGAGAATTGTCAAGACCAATTGAAAAGTTATATCCACTAGAGATACATTCAGATGAAAAGGAAGAGTTGACTAAGCAGACATCACTCAACAAAGAGCATGAAATTTGTCTCGAGAAGCAAACCCATCCTAAGCGAGCAGCAGCGCAAGTTGCAGCTCAGAAAATCGAGAACCTGTCCCATTAA
- the LOC138039711 gene encoding uncharacterized protein translates to MKFISRLRKGPELQTQITSSDMKKALAALIRAVQQSAYSEIITQLQTNRMTSLPPLVGQLGLYIDEQKLLRCRGRLKYAPLQDNTKYPILIPKDTYLAELIIRATHLMLMHAGVRETLTQLRQTYWILKGRQLVKRILHQCVTCKKAEGRPFRSVNFPPLPQPRVTGSQPFQVTGVDYAGPLYVRNHKTETSKCYVCLFTCAAIRAVHLELVEDNTANAFLKAFTRFISRRGVPECIISDNAKTFQASSKVLQPLKTQILKEAECQKFLANHGIKWQFITERAPWWGGFYERMIGLMKRRLKKTIGRASLNAVELATMLTEIEATLNSRPLTYTYGDIDDGPPLTPSHF, encoded by the coding sequence ATGAAGTTCATCAGCCGACTAAGAAAGGGACCTGAACTCCAAACTCAGATTACAAGCTCAGACATGAAAAAAGCCCTAGCTGCATTGATACGAGCTGTTCAACAATCCGCGTATAGCGAGATTATAACCCAACTTCAGACGAACAGAATGACGAGCCTTCCACCTTTAGTCGGTCAGCTTGGTCTCTACATAGATGAACAAAAATTGTTACGTTGTCGCGGTCGACTGAAATACGCACCACTACAAGACAATACCAAATACCCGATTCTCATACCGAAAGACACATACTTAGCCGAACTCATCATAAGAGCAACCCACTTGATGCTCATGCATGCTGGAGTCCGTGAAACACTTACCCAGTTACGGCAGACCTATTGGATCCTGAAAGGACGACAGCTGGTGAAACGAATCTTACATCAATGTGTGACATGCAAGAAAGCAGAGGGAAGACCTTTTCGATCGGTCAACTTTCCACCACTACCACAGCCAAGGGTCACCGGATCCCAACCTTTTCAAGTGACAGGAGTCGATTATGCAGGCCCCTTGTATGTCCGCAACCATAAAACAGAAACCTCTAAATGTTATGTTTGTCTATTCACATGTGCAGCCATTCGAGCTGTACATCTGGAACTCGTAGAAGACAATACCGCGAACGCATTTCTAAAAGCATTCACAAGATTTATAAGTAGAAGAGGAGTACCAGAGTGTATCATCTCCGACAACGCCAAAACATTCCAAGCAAGTTCAAAAGTACTACAACCTCTAAAAACTCAAATACTTAAGGAAGCAGAGTGTCAGAAATTCCTTGCAAACCACGGTATAAAATGGCAATTTATCACGGAAAGAGCGCCGTGGTGGGGAGGGTTTTATGAAAGAATGATTGGATTGATGAAGCGAAGACTAAAGAAAACGATCGGAAGAGCCTCCCTAAACGCAGTAGAGCTTGCGACAATGCTTACTGAAATCGAAGCAACACTGAACAGCCGACCTCTTACATACACCTATGGTGATATCGATGATGGTCCACCCCTGACGCCATCACACTTTTGA
- the LOC138039712 gene encoding uncharacterized protein, protein MRIVYDASAKKSPTALSLSDCLHTGPNLMQELPKILLTFRINQIAFTADIEKAFLQIEINEEDRDATRFLWLKDPALPVNHPDNIITYRFRVVLFGAAPSPFLLNATIQYHLNRKNDWISNDLKTSIYMDNVLSGTSTPQQAIEYYTSSRQYFKEAGMNLRQWTSNDDTINKIASQDGACAEAVTKVLGLVWNSNTDTLSLSLDKLIQEIHALQSTTKRSVLSLSSKLFDPLGFVEPVSAKGKIMMQELWKMKIPWDTELPQNYREKWLKWLSEIKELTSLLIPRQYLTNDNEKAQLHIFCDSSQLAYGAVAYLRGTTTNTCSFVMSKSKVAPLKQHTLRRLELLAALLGAELWEFLSQTLQPKLIITEYYMWSDSQIVLAWIKSSKPLQQQFIQTRVAKIKDKTSSSHWEYCPTASNPADLLTRGMDSRTFLSKTTIWFKGPSWLPKEKTE, encoded by the coding sequence ATGCGTATAGTCTACGACGCGTCCGCGAAGAAGTCACCCACAGCATTAAGTCTCAGTGATTGCCTACATACAGGCCCCAATCTAATGCAGGAACTACCTAAAATACTGTTGACTTTCCGAATTAACCAGATAGCTTTCACCGCAGACATAGAAAAAGCTTTCTTGCAAATTGAAATAAACGAAGAAGACAGAGATGCTACAAGGTTTCTGTGGCTCAAGGATCCAGCCCTACCAGTTAACCATCCAGACAATATAATAACATACAGGTTCCGCGTGGTATTATTCGGTGCAGCACCATCACCATTCCTTTTAAATGCAACCATTCAATACCACCTAAACAGAAAGAACGACTGGATATCTAACGACCTCAAAACGTCCATTTATATGGATAACGTATTATCGGGAACGAGTACCCCTCAACAGGCGATAGAGTACTACACATCGTCAAGACAATACTTCAAAGAGGCTGGTATGAATCTCAGACAATGGACCAGCAATGACGACACCATAAACAAGATAGCATCCCAGGACGGAGCGTGTGCAGAAGCCGTTACCAAGGTCTTGGGACTGGTCTGGAATTCTAATACCGACACATTATCGCTATCGCTAGATAAGCTAATTCAAGAAATCCACGCGCTACAATCCACAACCAAACGTTCCGTATTAAGTCTATCTTCTAAACTGTTTGATCCACTCGGTTTTGTTGAACCAGTTTCAgcaaaaggtaaaataatgatGCAAGAACTATGGAAGATGAAAATACCATGGGATACGGAACTCCCACAAAACTACAGAGAAAAATGGTTAAAATGGCTAAGTGAAATCAAAGAACTCACTTCCCTACTAATTCCTAGACAATACCTCACTAACGATAACGAAAAGGCACAACTCCACATCTTCTGCGACAGCAGTCAGCTAGCGTACGGAGCAGTAGCTTACCTCAGAGGAACAACAACCAACACCTGCAGCTTTGTCATGTCAAAAAGCAAGGTAGCCCCTCTCAAACAACACACTCTGCGAAGACTAGAATTGCTTGCTGCCTTACTCGGAGCTGAACTATGGGAATTTCTATCACAGACCTTACAACCCAAGCTGATAATAACAGAATACTACATGTGGAGTGATTCTCAAATCGTATTAGCATGGATAAAATCCTCCAAACCCCTTCAACAACAATTCATTCAGACTCGAGTCGCGAAGATTAAAGACAAGACCAGTAGTTCCCATTGGGAATATTGCCCTACAGCTTCTAATCCAGCGGACCTATTGACCAGAGGAATGGACAGTCGAACATTTCTCTCTAAAACGACAATTTGGTTTAAGGGTCCTTCATGGTTACCCAAAGAAAAAACGGAGTGA
- the LOC138039713 gene encoding uncharacterized protein, translated as MPKELSRLRGVRRAYKGHVTQDVNKAERLMSAEDDESAELTAIFERISRRENEITALDSSIVHLLESEDEIARDVEETLTLQDKVSVIKTRITKYIQNKNPPVRSNQHASHAPSTSKKHVNLPKMTLKTFHGDPLEWQTFWDSFSATIHENDELSNIQKMSYLNGILKDEAARAIAGLPMTSDNYIKATELLKERFGQKQVLINAHMESLINVPSPTNNTTNLREFYDTCESNIRGLEALDVKAESYGNLLIPVLLKKIPEELTRLIFRANPSADKCLTELRTELRKEIETRERSHTAATSERALSEDEVLVPTTGTFLTTTDQGACKVNYQTKGKNCLYCNGSHRSENCDKLKTVEERLAFLQQQKRCFNCAGFKHSSNRCKSKGRCLKCKRKHHTSICKDGDQHTTELKHDKSTQEGDHKPVHSGTTYAVLAKDHILLQSAIVRLKGNTAQLTVRAMFDTGSQRTFITKNLKVKLELKSTLKENINLTTFGSSNSVKKSLDVVTIHVLTDKQQIQLNALVTQTICPPFPVTIGRVKLPSELQGLHLADPLNSKNDLNVDILIGNDNFAKLITGNMKKSEDDCLIATESKMGWLISGPISKEFESDHTNAMLSLEIHQDEGEKLDEILTKFWEISSVPKTNTDNGNAVHAKFHKSIQFNKDSGRYTVTLPWRDTAEDLPSNFALSKKRLVNLQCSLNKRDPELISKYDEQLQSQVKQGFIEVVNDPSIHSGKLHYIPH; from the coding sequence ATGCCTAAAGAACTATCACGACTGAGAGGAGTGAGAAGAGCATATAAAGGTCACGTAACACAGGATGTAAACAAGGCCGAACGTCTTATGAGCGCTGAAGATGACGAATCAGCAGAGCTAACAGCGATCTTCGAGCGTATCTCCAGAAGAGAAAACGAAATCACAGCTCTAGACTCAAGTATCGTACACTTGCTAGAATCAGAAGACGAAATAGCGAGAGATGTGGAAGAAACGCTTACGCTACAGGACAAAGTATCAGTGATCAAGACAAGGATTACAAAATACATCCAAAACAAGAATCCACCGGTAAGATCAAACCAACATGCATCGCACGCTCCATCAACCAGCAAAAAGCACGTCAATTTACCCAAAATGACACTCAAAACCTTTCACGGGGATCCTCTTGAATGGCAAACGTTCTGGGATAGTTTTAGCGCCACAATTCATGAAAACGATGAATTATCAAACATCCAGAAGATGTCTTATCTTAACGGAATTCTAAAAGACGAAGCTGCGCGCGCGATTGCCGGATTGCCAATGACGTCGGACAATTACATTAAAGCAACAGAACTTCTAAAAGAACGTTTTGGGCAAAAGCAAGTTCTAATAAACGCACACATGGAATCGCTTATTAATGTCCCTTCACCAACGAATAACACAACTAACCTAAGAGAATTTTATGATACATGTGAATCCAATATACGTGGTCTAGAAGCATTAGATGTAAAGGCGGAATCCTACGGAAACCTTCTAATTCCAGTTCTATTGAAGAAAATACCGGAAGAATTAACGCGCCTCATCTTCAGAGCTAACCCATCCGCGGACAAATGTCTGACCGAATTACGAACGGAACTACGGAAGGAAATAGAAACGCGCGAAAGAAGTCATACAGCAGCAACAAGCGAAAGAGCTCTATCAGAGGACGAGGTTCTAGTCCCAACAACGGGCACCTTTCTTACCACCACGGACCAAGGCGCTTGCAAAGTCAACTAccaaaccaaaggaaaaaactgCTTATATTGCAACGGCTCACACAGATCTGAAAACTGCGACAAACTAAAAACCGTTGAGGAAAGGCTTGCATTCTTGCAACAACAGAAAAGGTGCTTCAATTGCGCCGGTTTCAAGCATTCATCAAACCGATGTAAATCGAAAGGGAGGTGtctaaaatgcaaaagaaagcaTCACACTTCAATATGTAAAGATGGTGACCAACACACGACCGAATTGAAACACGACAAGTCAACACAAGAAGGTGACCACAAACCAGTTCACTCAGGCACAACTTATGCCGTCCTGGCCAAGGACCACATTCTGTTGCAGTCAGCAATTGTTAGATTAAAAGGAAATACTGCACAGCTCACAGTTCGAGCCATGTTCGATACAGGATCACAAAGAACATTTATCACCAAAAATCTAAAAGTGAAACTCGAGTTGAAATCGACACTAAAGGAAAACATAAATCTCACAACATTCGGTTCCTCTAACAGCGTCAAAAAATCGCTAGATGTCGTCACGATACACGTTCTGACAGATAAACAACAGATACAGCTCAATGCACTAGTAACACAAACTATCTGTCCCCCATTCCCCGTCACAATTGGCCGCGTCAAATTACCGTCTGAGTTACAGGGATTGCATCTTGCCGACCCGCTGAATTCCAAGAATGATCTAAACGTCGATATTCTCATCGGCAACGACAACTTCGCAAAATTAATCAcaggaaacatgaaaaaatctGAGGATGACTGTTTGATCGCCACAGAAAGCAAAATGGGATGGCTAATATCCGGCCCTATCTCGAAAGAATTTGAAAGTGATCATACAAACGCAATGCTATCGCTCGAAATACACCAAGACGAAGGAGAAAAACTAGACGAGATTTTAACTAAGTTCTGGGAGATAAGCTCGGTTCCCAAAACCAATACAGATAACGGTAACGCCGTCCACGCAAAGTTTCACAAATCTATACAATTTAACAAGGACTCTGGCAGGTATACAGTAACGCTCCCATGGCGGGACACTGCAGAGGATCTACCGTCCAactttgcactctcaaagaagaGATTAGTTAACCTTCAATGCAGTCTAAACAAACGAGATCCAGAACTAATCAGCAAATATGACGAGCAACTGCAAAGCCAAGTGAAACAAGGATTTATCGAAGTCGTAAACGACCCATCAATACACTCAGGAAAATTGCACTATATACCACACTAG